One Dysosmobacter welbionis DNA segment encodes these proteins:
- the recN gene encoding DNA repair protein RecN: MLELLHIENIAVIQEADIQFRPGFNALTGETGAGKSIVIDAMGAVLGGRTSRDLVRTGADRAFVSAEFSQVPGDLAGLAETGAAPDEDGHLLLQRELTGDGKNLCRVNGRPVTVAQLRRIGEELLNIHGQHDGQQLLDEEQHLSYLDRFGRTEAPLGRYQTTYEAMADLQAKIRALQMDEAEKARRMDSLRFQIDELERAQLVPGEEESLTERRDLLRNGEKYLSALSGADYCLNGGEEGGGAVSALRDAEEALAGVRTLSGDMGELYQRLEQLRCEAYDLAEIIRDKREAFDFSPAELDAVESRSDLLYRLKKKYGATVDEMLAYLDKCRRELDDMETADDTLARLEQQLEKARKAVLAAGAELTAARKEAAAVLEQRIQSELRDLDMHKVRFAIDFGEKEPGPDGCDAVRFLMSANAGEDLKPIARIASGGELARIMLALKNVLAEQESIGTLVFDEVDTGVSGRAAQKVAEKLAQVSRRKQVLCVTHLPQLAAMADTHFSVEKGERDGRTYTRVVLLDWEQRKAELARITGGSRVTEALLASAGELLDQAERYRSELGMRNHAE; this comes from the coding sequence ATGCTGGAGCTTCTGCACATTGAGAATATCGCGGTCATCCAGGAGGCGGACATCCAGTTCCGCCCCGGCTTCAACGCCCTCACCGGCGAGACCGGCGCCGGCAAGTCCATCGTCATCGACGCCATGGGCGCGGTACTGGGCGGGCGCACCTCCCGGGACCTGGTCCGCACCGGCGCGGACCGGGCCTTTGTCAGCGCCGAATTTTCCCAGGTGCCCGGTGATCTGGCCGGGTTGGCGGAGACCGGAGCTGCCCCGGACGAGGACGGCCACCTGCTGCTCCAGCGGGAGCTGACGGGGGACGGCAAGAACCTCTGCCGGGTCAACGGCCGCCCTGTCACCGTGGCCCAGCTGCGCAGGATCGGAGAAGAGCTGCTGAACATCCACGGCCAGCACGACGGCCAGCAGCTGCTGGACGAGGAGCAGCACCTGAGCTATCTGGACCGCTTTGGCCGGACGGAGGCACCCCTGGGGCGGTATCAGACGACCTATGAAGCCATGGCCGACTTACAGGCGAAGATTCGGGCTCTCCAGATGGACGAGGCGGAGAAGGCCCGGCGGATGGACAGCCTCCGCTTTCAGATCGACGAGCTGGAGCGGGCCCAGCTGGTGCCCGGCGAGGAGGAGAGCCTCACAGAGCGGCGGGACCTGCTGCGGAACGGGGAGAAGTACCTCTCCGCCCTGTCGGGGGCGGACTACTGCCTGAACGGCGGGGAGGAGGGAGGCGGCGCCGTCTCCGCCCTCCGGGACGCGGAAGAGGCCCTCGCCGGTGTCCGCACGCTCTCCGGAGACATGGGGGAGCTGTACCAGCGCCTGGAACAGCTGCGGTGTGAAGCCTATGACCTTGCCGAGATCATTCGGGACAAGCGGGAGGCGTTCGACTTCTCCCCGGCGGAGCTGGACGCGGTGGAGAGCCGGTCCGACCTGCTGTACCGGCTGAAAAAGAAGTACGGCGCCACGGTGGATGAGATGCTGGCCTACCTGGACAAGTGCCGCCGGGAGCTGGATGATATGGAGACGGCGGACGACACCCTGGCCCGGCTGGAACAGCAGCTGGAGAAGGCCCGGAAGGCCGTCCTGGCAGCGGGGGCGGAGCTGACCGCCGCCCGGAAAGAGGCCGCCGCCGTTCTGGAGCAGCGCATCCAGTCCGAGCTCCGGGACCTGGACATGCACAAGGTCCGGTTCGCCATCGACTTCGGGGAGAAGGAGCCGGGCCCCGACGGCTGTGACGCCGTCCGGTTTCTGATGTCTGCCAACGCCGGGGAGGACTTGAAGCCCATCGCCCGGATCGCCTCCGGCGGTGAGCTGGCCCGGATCATGCTGGCTCTGAAAAATGTGCTGGCGGAGCAGGAGTCCATCGGCACGCTGGTGTTCGACGAGGTGGACACCGGCGTCTCCGGCCGTGCGGCCCAGAAGGTGGCGGAGAAGCTGGCCCAGGTCAGCCGCCGCAAGCAGGTGCTGTGCGTGACCCACCTCCCGCAGCTGGCCGCCATGGCGGACACCCACTTCTCCGTGGAGAAGGGGGAGCGAGACGGCCGCACCTATACCCGTGTGGTGCTGCTGGACTGGGAGCAGCGGAAGGCGGAGCTGGCCCGGATCACCGGCGGCAGCCGCGTGACAGAGGCCCTGCTGGCAAGCGCCGGAGAGCTGCTGGACCAGGCGGAGCGCTATCGGAGCGAATTAGGAATGAGGAATCATGCGGAATGA
- the queA gene encoding tRNA preQ1(34) S-adenosylmethionine ribosyltransferase-isomerase QueA codes for MKTSDFYYDLPQELIAQTPIEKRDTSRLMTLDRVSGATGHHHFYDLPDYLNPGDCLILNNSRVLPARLVGQRLPGGGICEVLLLNDRGDKVWECLVRPGRKLRKGTRLSFGNGELTAEIVEQLEEGGRLIRFDYEGIFLETLERLGKMPLPPYIKEELQDQERYQTVYSKVLGSAAAPTAGLHFTPELLEKIRAKGVKIGYVTLHVGLGTFRPVKEDTIEDHPMHSEYCTIPQETADLINETRKGGGRCICVGTTSCRTLESWAAEDGHMEAKSGWTDIYIYPGYRFKVMDGLVTNFHLPESTLIMLVSAFAGREHVLAAYEEAVREKYRFFSFGDAMFIS; via the coding sequence CAGACCCCCATCGAGAAGCGGGACACCTCCCGCCTGATGACCCTGGATCGGGTGAGCGGCGCCACGGGACACCACCATTTCTACGACCTGCCGGACTACCTGAACCCCGGCGACTGCCTGATTTTGAACAACTCCCGGGTGCTGCCCGCCCGTCTGGTGGGACAGCGGCTGCCCGGCGGCGGCATCTGCGAGGTGCTGCTGCTGAACGACAGGGGAGACAAGGTGTGGGAGTGTCTGGTCCGCCCGGGCCGGAAGCTCCGCAAGGGCACCAGACTGTCCTTCGGCAACGGGGAGCTGACCGCCGAGATCGTGGAGCAGCTGGAGGAGGGCGGCCGCCTGATCCGCTTCGACTACGAGGGCATCTTTCTGGAGACGCTGGAGCGGCTGGGCAAGATGCCTCTGCCCCCCTACATCAAGGAGGAGCTCCAGGACCAGGAGCGGTATCAGACCGTGTACTCCAAGGTCCTGGGCAGCGCCGCCGCCCCCACGGCGGGGCTCCACTTCACCCCGGAGCTGCTGGAGAAGATCCGGGCCAAGGGCGTAAAGATCGGGTATGTGACGCTCCATGTGGGCCTGGGCACCTTCCGGCCCGTGAAGGAGGACACCATTGAGGACCACCCCATGCACAGCGAGTACTGCACCATCCCCCAGGAGACGGCGGACCTCATCAACGAGACCCGGAAGGGCGGGGGCCGGTGCATCTGTGTGGGCACCACCTCCTGTCGGACATTGGAATCCTGGGCCGCCGAGGACGGACACATGGAGGCCAAGTCCGGCTGGACGGACATCTATATCTACCCCGGCTACCGATTCAAGGTGATGGACGGCCTGGTGACCAACTTCCACCTGCCGGAGAGCACCCTCATCATGCTGGTGTCCGCCTTCGCCGGGCGGGAGCACGTGCTGGCCGCCTATGAGGAGGCGGTGCGGGAGAAATACCGCTTCTTCTCCTTTGGCGACGCCATGTTCATCAGCTGA